A window of Gammaproteobacteria bacterium genomic DNA:
CTGTGGAATTCAATTCGAGAAAATGCTCATACCAAGCCGGTAAAATCGATTCTTTACGAAGATTTACCGCTGATGATGCGCTGTCTGCGTGACTTTGTGGGCGAAGCCGTTGAAAAAGTGCGTGTTGACTCCCAAGAAATCTACCAGCGAATATGCCGTTTCGCAGAGCAACTGGTGCCTGGGATCGCCGGGCGCATTGAGCTTTACACTGGGAAAGATCCCATTTTTGATCTGTACGGGGTGGAAGACGAAATACAAAAAGCACTAGAACGCAAGGTTCCGCTCAAATCTGGAGGGCACCTGGTTATCGATCAAACCGAGGCGATGACCACAATTGATATCAACACCGGTGCCTTTGTTGGGCACCGCAATCTTGAAGAGACTATCTTCAAAACCAACCTGGAGGCGACGACGGTCATCGCTCGCCAGCTCCGGTTGCGTAACCTCGGTGGAATTATCATCATCGACTTCATCGACATGACTACGGAGGAGCACAAGCGTCAAGTCATGCGTTCCCTGGAGAAAGCCTTGGAGCACGACCACGCCAAAAGTTACCTCAGCGAAATATCCGCTTTGGGACTGGTTGAGATGACCCGCAAACGCACCCGCGAAAGTCTCGCCCATATTTTATGCGAACCCTGTCCAATTTGTCGTGGGCGTGGTTTTGTCAAGACGGTCGAAACCGTAGCCTACGAAATCTTTCGTGAGATTCTTCGTGAGGCTCGTCAATTCGACCCAGAACAATTTCTTGTCCTTACTTCTCAGGAAGTGCTGGACTTGTTGTTGGATGATGAGTCCTCTAGCCTAGCTGAACTGGCGACCTTTATCGGAAAGCCCATCAAACTTCAGGTAGAATCTTTTTATACTCAGGAGCAGTTCGACGTGGTGTTGATGTGAATCGTCACCAAACCCAAACCCTGACGGCTGATAGCCGGGAAAGACCGGCATTTTTAACGACGGTTGTAAAAACCGTCTCCTTTCCTCCCCATGGCTAAAAACCAGGGGTATCTCGGAGACACTGATGACTAAGTTCAACGTGCTCGTGGTCGATGACGCTAATTTTATTCGTGAATTCACGCGCCGCGGGCTGACTTCATCTATTCCGAATGTAGTAGTCCTGGAAGCAGTCAATGGCCGACATGCACAGGATATTCTGGCAAAAAAACCTGTGGATATCGTTTTATGCGATTGGGAGATGCCTGAGGTTGACGGACATGAACTCTTGTCGTGGATACGCAGCGATGATCGCTTTCACAATTTACCCTTCATCATGGTAACCAGCAGGGGCGAAAAGAGTTATGTCGTCAGTGCCGTGCGCGCTGGGATCGACGGTTATATAGTCAAACCGTTTACCATTGATATCCTGGTGAGCAAAATCCACGAGACCCTCGCGCGCCGTGGCAGGACGATTGCCTCGGAGACGAAAGCGATATCGACCGCCCATCCCTTTTCTGAATCCGTGGCCATTCTCACCAATAGCTACAAAAAGAATGATAAAGAAACCTATGAAGTAAAGGAAACCAGTGAAGTGGAGGATCGGGGATCACGCAATCTTTTGTCTCGGGTCAGTGCCCAGCTTCGTTATAGTAGTCGCGTGGTACGTTGTATCGTGCAACGCTTGGATCTGGGTGGATCCGTGGTGATTATCCCGCAAGAGGAGAGCAGCCCGGCCATCATGGATCAAGTCGTCCTAGCGCTGACCCTCGACTCTCCGACACTGCATGTTAAGGATATCAACGCGGTCGTGAACGCCATCGATGCGATTGAATCACGCAACGAAACTCGTTTCAAACGCCTTACATTACGTTTCGTGGATGAGGATCCGAAAAAACAAGCTGCCTTATCACGGCTTATTACCTCAGTTTGACACTCACCCGAATTTATTTGTGAGAGAGTCAAAAGAACTGCGCGTTTTTTATAAAGCCAAGGAGTTATAAACAGGTGTTGATCTTCGAGCAATCTCGTTTCGGTCGCGTCAATTCTGCCCAAATTCCAGCCATGGTCTTGAATGACGATATTCCTGCTGGGTTGCGGCGCGCCACTCGGCCGTCGCTACCCGAGGTTTCGGAACTTCAGGTAGTGCGTCACTATACCCGATTGTCGCAACGCAATTTTTCTATTGACACCCATTTTTATCCGCTTGGTTCATGCACCATGAAGTACAACCCACGAGGAGCACACGCTGCTGCTTCGCTCCCCGGCTTTCTGGCGCGTCACCCTTATAGCGATGAATCCTTAGGTCAGGGATTCATGGCTTGTTTATACGATCTTCAAGGGATTCTGCGGGAGGTAACGGGAATGCGTGCGGTCTCGCTCACTCCCATGGCAGGCGCTCAGGGAGAACTCGCGGGGGTGGCGATGATTCGGGCCTATCACCGTTTGCGTGGCGATACCGGACGCACCGAAATCTTGATTCCAAATGCTGCTCATGGCACTAATCCAGCCACCGCCGCCATGTGTGGTTTCACGGTGCGCGAAATTCCCACTGACCGCCAAGGCGATGTCAATTTGGTCGCTCTGGAGCAAGCAGTGGGCGCGAATACTGCTGGAATCATGCTTACTAATCCTTCCACGTTAGGAGTGTTTGAACGACGCATCCAGGATATTGCACGAATTGTCCATCGCGTCGACGGGTTGCTGTTCTATGATGGTGCCAATCTCAATGCCATTCTTGGAAAGGTGAAGCCCGGCGAAATGGGTTTCGACGTGATGCACATCAACCTGCACAAGACTTTTTCGACCCCCCACGGTGGCGGCGGTCCAGGTGCGGGTCCGGTGGCGGCTGGTGAGCGACTGGCCGAGTTCCTGCCAGTACCCATGGTAGATTACGACGGTAGCCACTATCGCTGGTTAACCGAAAATGATCGTCCACGCACCATTGGTCGTTTATCCGCTCATGCCGGAAATGCCGGCATCCTGCTGCGGGCTTATGCTTATATACGGATGTTGGGACGCGAGGGGATGGAGCGAGTAGCGGAATATGCCACGCTTAATGCCAATTATCTGTTGGTACGCTTGGCGGCAGCGGGTTTCGAGCTGGCTTTTCCGACGCGGCGCGCCAGCCATGAATTGGCCTTGACCCTGCGTCGTGAAACTACTGAATTTCATACCAACGCCATGGATTTTGCCAAGCGTCTGCTTGACCATGGCTTTCATGCTCCCACTACCTATTTTCCGTTACTGGTGCCTGAGTGCCTGCTCATCGAGCCGACCGAAACCGAGACCAAGGAAGAACTGGACGCTTTCGTGGCCGCTATGAAGGTTATCCTTGAGGAAGCGCGCGTCAATCCTGAGCGTCTCAATACTTCGCCCCATCATCTTCCGGTTCGGCGTTTAGACGATGTCAAAGCAGCACGCGAGCTGGATCTCGCGTGGCGGCCACAAAAAATTTAACGTCAAAAAAATCTACGACAGTCCTTCAAAGGAATAAAAAATTCATGTCTGCCTTGATTTGTGGTTCGCTGGCCTACGACACTATTATGCTGTTTCACGACCGGTTCAAAAATCATATCTTACCGGATAAAGTTCATATACTTAACGTTTCCTTTTTGGTTCCTGAAATGCGCCGTGAATATGGTGGCTGTGCTGGCAATATCGCCTACAACCTCAATTTGCTTGGTGGGACGGCGCTACCGATGGCAACCGTGGGTGATGATTTTGGACCCTATTCCGAATGGATCGACCGTTGTGGAATTAATCGCAGCTATATCAAAATAATCAAAGGTACCTATACTGCGCAGGCATTTATTACGACCGATCAGGATGATAATCAGATCACCGCTTTTCATCCGGGCGCAATGTCTTTTTCTCATCATAATCGTGCGGATAAAGCAGAAGGGGTAACGCTGGCAATGGTTTCTCCCGACGGGCGCGAAGGAATGATCGAACACGCCCGGCAGCTTGCCGAAGCCAATATTCCCTTTATTTTCGACCCTGGTCAGGGAATGCCCATGTTTGATGGCCCAGACTTGCTCAATTTTTTAGATCTGGCCACCTGGGCTACTTTTAATGATTATGAGGCGGAATTATTAAGGAAACGAACCGGACTCTCGTTACACGAGCTGGCGAAACGAGTGGATGGTTTAATTATCACTCGAGGTTCTCAAGGCGCGATGATTCATACTAAAGGACGCACGGTCGATATTCCACCCGCTCCAGCGAAAATCGTTGCCGATCCCACTGGCTGTGGTGATGCCTTTCGTGGTGGATTACTGTATGGCTTAATGAAAGAAATGGATTGGGAAACTACGGGACGCATCGCTTCCCTAATGGGTACCATTAAAATAGAACATCACGGCACCCAAAATCATCATGTTACTTTAGAAGAAATTCGATATCGATTCAGTAGCGCGTTTGGATATGATTTTTAATTGCCCTGATTTTTGCTACTCTACACCTTTTCCTGGCTGAAATCGAACTAATTCTAGTTGTAAGGAACCAATACGAACTTCCGCTTTCACCTGTACAATTGGGCGTTCGCTTCGATCCAGTGCGAGCCAAGCAAGTAGATCTCCTTTTTGCTGCAAGGCATCGCCTAGATAGGTATGTAAGCGGAGTTTTATTGTTGAGAAGACTCCCGCCGGCACTTCAATTTTTTCTTCGCCAAGCATTTCCACCCTCAACCACCAGCTTTTACCCGAAGAATAAACAGGCAAACGTAATGCCGCCCCTGGTTGATAATTGAAGGCGCGTATCTGAAAAGTTGCCGAAAGAGTATCCATCACTCCTGAATTTATCTCGAATTGTTCGTTTTTTTTGGTCTTACCGCGCTCATCGACGGTTCCCATGGCTATACATTTTTGATGATCAAAATGGATTTCGGTATGTTTATGCAGCCGTGATCCCAATAATTTGCCTTCATCTTGATCCAAAATAAAGTGGGATGCCATTCCTGATACCGAATGACTGTAGGCAAGAATCGAATCATGACCAACAAATATCATTCGATACCATTTTCCTGTATGTGCTTCCGCTGCATAGAGTCGATGCCAGACACCATCTTTTAATATTGGTGGGCGTACTTCCAGATGAGCGCGACCCGCCGATAATCCCATGTAACTCACCGCGTATTCTGCGCGTTCGCCGGGGGTAAAAGGCAAACCACGATAAACTTCCTCTTCTTCAACAACAGGAGAAACCACCCCAGGCACGCAAAAAGTTTCCCCGGTCGCGGGCAATGTAAAAATAAGCATCAGTGCGATCAGTGATAAATGGGTAATCATTTGATTTATTTTCATCAGTGTGCCCGATAAAATCGGTCCTTGAGGATTAAAAATAAATTAAAATTCTTTCCAGTTATCCTGTGGCTGTTTATTGTCAATAGCGTTCCTTCCAGGACGCGCTGCTAATGCTGACGTAGCTACGGATGCAGCAGTGCTTGACGTGGTAATTACCAATTTTTCCAAGTGCTTCAATAATTCAACAACTTCACCAGAAGCTGCCATGCACTTATTGTATTCGGCTTCGGCACCGACCAAATCATTTTTTTCTTTTAGCTGTATTACTTGATGAATAAATTCATGCATTTTAGCGTGAGTCTTTTCCAAAGAGATCATTTCTGGCAGATGCTTATAACGGGCAAAACCATGAGCGTAAAGCCAACGTCCAAGTTTACATTCACGATGAGAACTGGCTTGATCCTTGGTTAAGGTGGATTTTCCTTCCAAAAAAGATTTGAGGCGTTCACGCCAGGCCAGATGCATGGCGCGCGCCGCCGCGAAATCCATAGTGGCGTCGATTGCCTGTTGACTAGCATTTTCCTTGC
This region includes:
- the rng gene encoding RNase G, yielding MTEEILINVNPQETRVAVLETGVLQELFVERSNHRGLVGNIYKGLVSRVLPGMQAAFIDIGLERTAFLHASDIQLQNSEESGELGFANGIARLCREGQEILVQVVKDPLGTKGARLTTHISLPSRYLVFIPGMDCVGVSQRIESETERARLREIIRAAAPVEGGIIVRTAAEGVNDSALIADLEFLNRLWNSIRENAHTKPVKSILYEDLPLMMRCLRDFVGEAVEKVRVDSQEIYQRICRFAEQLVPGIAGRIELYTGKDPIFDLYGVEDEIQKALERKVPLKSGGHLVIDQTEAMTTIDINTGAFVGHRNLEETIFKTNLEATTVIARQLRLRNLGGIIIIDFIDMTTEEHKRQVMRSLEKALEHDHAKSYLSEISALGLVEMTRKRTRESLAHILCEPCPICRGRGFVKTVETVAYEIFREILREARQFDPEQFLVLTSQEVLDLLLDDESSSLAELATFIGKPIKLQVESFYTQEQFDVVLM
- a CDS encoding hypothetical protein (Evidence 5 : Unknown function), with product MKINQMITHLSLIALMLIFTLPATGETFCVPGVVSPVVEEEEVYRGLPFTPGERAEYAVSYMGLSAGRAHLEVRPPILKDGVWHRLYAAEAHTGKWYRMIFVGHDSILAYSHSVSGMASHFILDQDEGKLLGSRLHKHTEIHFDHQKCIAMGTVDERGKTKKNEQFEINSGVMDTLSATFQIRAFNYQPGAALRLPVYSSGKSWWLRVEMLGEEKIEVPAGVFSTIKLRLHTYLGDALQQKGDLLAWLALDRSERPIVQVKAEVRIGSLQLELVRFQPGKGVE
- a CDS encoding two-component system, chemotaxis family, chemotaxis protein CheY, encoding MTKFNVLVVDDANFIREFTRRGLTSSIPNVVVLEAVNGRHAQDILAKKPVDIVLCDWEMPEVDGHELLSWIRSDDRFHNLPFIMVTSRGEKSYVVSAVRAGIDGYIVKPFTIDILVSKIHETLARRGRTIASETKAISTAHPFSESVAILTNSYKKNDKETYEVKETSEVEDRGSRNLLSRVSAQLRYSSRVVRCIVQRLDLGGSVVIIPQEESSPAIMDQVVLALTLDSPTLHVKDINAVVNAIDAIESRNETRFKRLTLRFVDEDPKKQAALSRLITSV
- a CDS encoding adenosine kinase, whose amino-acid sequence is MSALICGSLAYDTIMLFHDRFKNHILPDKVHILNVSFLVPEMRREYGGCAGNIAYNLNLLGGTALPMATVGDDFGPYSEWIDRCGINRSYIKIIKGTYTAQAFITTDQDDNQITAFHPGAMSFSHHNRADKAEGVTLAMVSPDGREGMIEHARQLAEANIPFIFDPGQGMPMFDGPDLLNFLDLATWATFNDYEAELLRKRTGLSLHELAKRVDGLIITRGSQGAMIHTKGRTVDIPPAPAKIVADPTGCGDAFRGGLLYGLMKEMDWETTGRIASLMGTIKIEHHGTQNHHVTLEEIRYRFSSAFGYDF
- the gcvPB gene encoding putative glycine dehydrogenase (decarboxylating) subunit 2 (Evidence 3 : Putative function from multiple computational evidences); its protein translation is MLIFEQSRFGRVNSAQIPAMVLNDDIPAGLRRATRPSLPEVSELQVVRHYTRLSQRNFSIDTHFYPLGSCTMKYNPRGAHAAASLPGFLARHPYSDESLGQGFMACLYDLQGILREVTGMRAVSLTPMAGAQGELAGVAMIRAYHRLRGDTGRTEILIPNAAHGTNPATAAMCGFTVREIPTDRQGDVNLVALEQAVGANTAGIMLTNPSTLGVFERRIQDIARIVHRVDGLLFYDGANLNAILGKVKPGEMGFDVMHINLHKTFSTPHGGGGPGAGPVAAGERLAEFLPVPMVDYDGSHYRWLTENDRPRTIGRLSAHAGNAGILLRAYAYIRMLGREGMERVAEYATLNANYLLVRLAAAGFELAFPTRRASHELALTLRRETTEFHTNAMDFAKRLLDHGFHAPTTYFPLLVPECLLIEPTETETKEELDAFVAAMKVILEEARVNPERLNTSPHHLPVRRLDDVKAARELDLAWRPQKI